The sequence TACGATTAATGGCGCTCCTGCTGCTGAACGCCAGCTGCGCACCGATAACGACGAAAATCCTGACTTGCTGGAATGCGCTTCGCTAGCCATGAGGGTCATTCAGCGCGGCAGGCTGTATTTTTTACGTGTTTGGGACCGTGATTCGCAGCGGCTGAAGAGTTTTCATGGCTTGAATTATTTCGCAGTCAACCCCGCCTGGCGAGTCTCAGCAGAATTCATCTTTTTTGACCCGCCCAGAGAGACGATCGTTCACACCGCCGTTGGTAGTGAAATGAGGGTCAGCATCCCAGGGAGTGCCCGCTTTCAAATGAGCGGCGTCAATTGCACGCTGCTGGGCCAAGCAGAGGGGGATGAACTGCTCTTCAGTTTCACAGACCTCACCAGGCAAGACGCCACCTACCCCGGCGGGCGCTACCTGGTCACCCGGCGGCCAGTTCACAACCGGCTGATACTGGATTTCAACCTAGCGTGGAACTGGCCCTGCGCGTACACTGCTTACGCCACCTGCCCCCTGCCGCCGCCAGAGAATCACCTGGCGATGCGCGTTGAAGCCGGCGAAAAACGCTATCATGATGAATAACACACTCACCTGACCGCACCCTGTTTGATTGCCAGTTGCACCCACTACTGAATTCACCGCGCCTGCAAGACGCGAAACCATTAAAATAATGACAACCCATAAAACCAGCCTGTTCGTCTGTTGTAACGGGCGTGCCACCGAATTCACCATCCACTTCCACAGGCTAGCGCTGATACGCTAAATACAGGGAAGTGTCCTTGTTCTGCCCTATAGCCCTGTTACAATTAACAGCTAAACGAAGGTTATTGGATAAATGGAACAAGAAACTTCTGGAATGAGCATATTGAGCCATGTGAATGAGCTGCGCAAGCGCCTGCTCATCAGCGTGATCGCCTTGGCGGTGGCCACTGTAATTGGCTTTGTCTTCAGCCGCCAACTGGCAGAGGTTCTGGCTGGTCCAATTGGCGGGCTCTCGGCGATGAAATCCATCGATGTAACCGAAAACGTGACCGCCTTTATGAAAATCTCGCTACTTGCTGGCGTGGTGCTGGCGCTACCAATCGTGGTGTACGAAATCTTCGCATTTGTTTTGCCGGGATTGAAACCAAACGAACGTAAGTGGGTATGGTTCATGATCCCCCTGGCGACCCTCTTTTTCGCTGCAGGCTTGGTTTTTGCCTACTTCGTTTTACTTCCCACTGCCCTGCCTTTCTTACTCAATTTTATGG comes from Candidatus Cloacimonadota bacterium and encodes:
- a CDS encoding DUF1684 domain-containing protein, which codes for MIQRERRKREQNLLQSPLNWFSLVGLYPLQTGENRLGHGSGYTIHIPELAQGAEALITLTGDEIWVEVGSHFTINGAPAAERQLRTDNDENPDLLECASLAMRVIQRGRLYFLRVWDRDSQRLKSFHGLNYFAVNPAWRVSAEFIFFDPPRETIVHTAVGSEMRVSIPGSARFQMSGVNCTLLGQAEGDELLFSFTDLTRQDATYPGGRYLVTRRPVHNRLILDFNLAWNWPCAYTAYATCPLPPPENHLAMRVEAGEKRYHDE
- the tatC gene encoding twin-arginine translocase subunit TatC, with translation MEQETSGMSILSHVNELRKRLLISVIALAVATVIGFVFSRQLAEVLAGPIGGLSAMKSIDVTENVTAFMKISLLAGVVLALPIVVYEIFAFVLPGLKPNERKWVWFMIPLATLFFAAGLVFAYFVLLPTALPFLLNFMGIATAPRPSTYFGFVLNLLFWVGLAFELPLIVFLLARIGLITAKQLARQWRIAIVVIAILAAFITPTP